A portion of the Enterobacter sp. SA187 genome contains these proteins:
- a CDS encoding HAD-IIA family hydrolase yields the protein MTIKNVICDIDGVLMHDNVAVPGAAEFLTRVMEKGMPLVLLTNYPSQTGQDLANRFASAGIDVPDSVFYTSAMATADFLKRQEGKKAYVVGEGALIHELYKAGFTITDINPDFVIVGETRSYNWEMMHKASFFVANGARFIATNPDTHGRGFYPACGALCAGIEKISGRKPFVVGKPSPWIIRAALNTMQAHSEHTVIVGDNLRTDILAGFQAGLDTILVLSGVSQIDDIDDMPFRPSWIYPSVAEIDVI from the coding sequence ATGACCATTAAGAATGTAATTTGTGATATTGACGGCGTGCTGATGCATGACAACGTTGCTGTACCGGGCGCCGCTGAGTTCCTGACGCGGGTGATGGAAAAAGGCATGCCGCTGGTGTTGTTAACCAATTACCCGTCACAAACCGGCCAGGATCTGGCGAACCGCTTTGCCTCGGCGGGCATTGACGTGCCGGACAGCGTGTTTTACACCTCCGCCATGGCGACCGCTGATTTTCTTAAGCGTCAGGAAGGAAAAAAAGCCTACGTGGTGGGCGAAGGCGCGCTGATCCATGAGCTGTATAAAGCCGGATTTACTATCACCGATATCAATCCTGATTTTGTGATTGTCGGGGAGACCCGCTCTTACAACTGGGAGATGATGCATAAGGCGTCCTTCTTTGTAGCCAACGGCGCGCGCTTTATCGCCACCAACCCGGATACGCACGGTCGCGGCTTCTATCCGGCCTGCGGCGCGCTGTGCGCGGGCATTGAGAAAATCTCTGGCCGCAAGCCGTTCGTGGTCGGCAAGCCCAGCCCGTGGATCATCCGCGCGGCGCTGAACACCATGCAGGCGCACTCTGAACATACGGTGATCGTCGGCGATAATCTGCGCACCGATATTCTGGCCGGTTTCCAGGCCGGGCTGGACACCATTCTGGTGCTCTCCGGCGTCTCGCAGATTGATGACATTGATGATATGCCGTTCCGTCCGAGCTGGATTTACCCGTCTGTCGCTGAAATCGACGTGATCTGA
- the nagC gene encoding DNA-binding transcriptional regulator NagC — protein sequence MTSGGQAQIGNVDLVKQLNSAAVYRLIDQHGPISRIQIADHSQLAPASVTKITRQLIERGLIKEVDQQASTGGRRAISIVTETRNFHAIGVRLGRHDTTLTLYDLSSKTLAEEHYPLPERTQETLEHALLNTIASFIESCQRKIRELIAISVILPGLVDPESGVIRYMPHIQVENWALVEALQKRFNVTCFVGHDIRSLALAEHYFGASQDCEDSILVRVHRGTGAGIISNGRIFIGRNGNVGEIGHIQVEPLGERCHCGNFGCLETVAANAAIEQRVRHLLEQGYQSRVTLDDCSIKAICKAANKGDPLACEVVEYVGRHLGKTIAIAINLFNPQKVVIAGEIVEAEKVLLPAIEGCINTQALKAFRKNLPVVRSTLDHRSAIGAFALVKRAMLNGILLQRLLES from the coding sequence ATGACATCAGGCGGACAAGCTCAAATTGGTAACGTTGACCTCGTTAAACAACTTAACAGTGCGGCCGTTTACCGCCTGATCGACCAGCACGGGCCTATCTCGCGTATTCAGATCGCCGATCACAGCCAGCTTGCGCCCGCCAGCGTCACCAAAATCACCCGCCAGCTCATTGAGCGTGGGCTTATCAAAGAAGTCGACCAGCAGGCCTCCACCGGGGGCCGCCGGGCGATTTCCATCGTTACCGAAACCCGCAATTTTCACGCCATCGGCGTCCGTCTGGGCCGTCATGACACCACCCTTACGCTGTACGATTTGAGCAGCAAAACGCTGGCAGAAGAGCATTATCCGCTGCCGGAACGCACCCAGGAAACGCTGGAACATGCGTTGCTGAATACCATCGCTTCCTTTATAGAGAGCTGTCAGCGCAAAATCCGCGAACTGATCGCCATCTCGGTGATCCTGCCGGGGCTGGTGGATCCGGAAAGCGGCGTGATCCGCTATATGCCGCACATTCAGGTGGAAAACTGGGCGCTGGTGGAGGCGCTGCAAAAACGTTTTAACGTCACCTGTTTTGTCGGTCACGATATTCGTAGTCTGGCGCTGGCGGAGCACTATTTTGGCGCAAGCCAGGACTGTGAAGACTCCATTCTGGTGCGCGTGCACCGTGGCACCGGGGCGGGGATCATCTCCAACGGGCGAATTTTTATTGGCCGTAATGGTAATGTCGGCGAGATCGGGCACATCCAGGTGGAACCGCTGGGGGAGCGCTGCCACTGCGGTAACTTTGGCTGCCTGGAAACCGTCGCCGCCAACGCCGCTATCGAACAGCGCGTGCGTCATCTGCTGGAACAGGGCTATCAGAGCCGCGTGACGCTGGATGACTGCTCCATCAAAGCCATCTGTAAAGCCGCCAACAAAGGCGATCCCCTCGCCTGCGAAGTGGTTGAATATGTTGGCCGTCATCTCGGAAAAACCATCGCCATCGCCATTAACCTGTTTAATCCGCAGAAAGTGGTGATTGCCGGTGAGATCGTTGAGGCGGAAAAAGTGCTGCTGCCGGCCATTGAAGGCTGCATTAATACCCAGGCGTTAAAAGCGTTCCGTAAAAACCTGCCGGTGGTGCGCTCGACCCTCGATCACCGCTCGGCGATCGGCGCCTTTGCGCTGGTTAAACGTGCCATGCTTAACGGCATTCTGCTGCAACGGTTGCTGGAAAGCTGA
- the nagA gene encoding N-acetylglucosamine-6-phosphate deacetylase, with protein MYALTQCRIFTGHEILDDHALIVANGLIDRLCPLADLPPDIEQRSLAGAILAPGFIDVQLNGCGGVQFNDTAEAVSIETLEIMQRANEKSGCTSYLPTLITTSDDLMKQGVRVMREYLAKHPHQALGLHLEGPWLNMVKKGTHNPEFVRKPDPALVDFLCQNADVITKITLAPEMAGSDTISKLAAAGIVVSAGHSNATLKEAKAGFRAGIRFATHLFNAMPYITGREPGLTGAILDDADIYCGIIVDGLHVDYSNVRLAKRLKGEKLCLVTDATAPAGANIEQFIFAGKTIYYRNGLCVDENGTLSGSALTMIEGVKNLVEHVNIALDEALRMATLYPARAIGVDKQLGSIAPGMVANLTAFTRDYKVIKTIVNGNEVVTG; from the coding sequence ATGTATGCTTTAACCCAATGTCGGATTTTTACCGGCCATGAAATTCTGGATGACCATGCGCTTATTGTCGCCAATGGCCTGATCGACCGTCTCTGCCCGCTGGCGGATCTGCCGCCTGATATTGAGCAGCGTTCACTGGCAGGCGCCATACTGGCCCCCGGCTTTATTGACGTGCAGCTCAACGGCTGCGGCGGCGTGCAGTTTAACGATACTGCGGAAGCCGTCAGCATCGAAACCCTGGAAATCATGCAGCGCGCGAATGAAAAATCGGGCTGCACCAGCTACCTGCCGACGCTGATCACCACCAGCGACGATCTGATGAAACAGGGTGTGCGCGTGATGCGCGAGTATCTGGCGAAGCATCCGCATCAGGCGCTGGGTCTGCATCTGGAAGGGCCCTGGCTGAATATGGTGAAGAAAGGCACGCACAACCCGGAATTCGTGCGTAAGCCGGATCCCGCGCTGGTGGATTTCCTCTGCCAGAACGCCGATGTCATCACCAAAATCACTCTCGCGCCGGAAATGGCGGGCAGCGACACCATCAGCAAACTGGCGGCCGCCGGTATTGTGGTATCCGCCGGACATTCCAACGCGACCCTGAAAGAAGCCAAAGCGGGCTTCCGCGCAGGGATTCGCTTTGCGACGCATTTATTCAACGCCATGCCGTACATCACCGGACGCGAACCGGGTCTGACGGGTGCTATCCTCGACGATGCAGATATTTATTGCGGTATTATTGTTGATGGTTTACATGTTGATTACAGTAATGTGCGTCTCGCTAAGCGTCTGAAAGGCGAGAAACTTTGCCTGGTGACGGATGCCACTGCCCCGGCAGGCGCAAACATTGAACAGTTCATTTTTGCTGGTAAAACAATATACTACCGGAATGGACTCTGCGTTGACGAAAACGGCACGCTGAGCGGTTCTGCCCTGACGATGATCGAGGGGGTTAAGAATCTGGTGGAGCATGTGAATATCGCGCTGGATGAAGCCCTGCGCATGGCCACGCTCTACCCGGCTCGCGCCATTGGCGTTGACAAGCAGTTAGGCAGTATCGCGCCGGGGATGGTCGCCAACCTGACCGCCTTCACCCGCGATTATAAAGTAATCAAGACCATCGTTAATGGTAACGAGGTCGTCACCGGGTAA
- the nagB gene encoding glucosamine-6-phosphate deaminase — MRLIPLATAEQVGKWAARHIVNRINAFKPTADRPFVLGLPTGGTPLTAYKALVEMHKTGQVSFKHVVTFNMDEYVGLPKEHPESYHSFMHRNFFDHVDIPAENINLLNGNAPDIDAECRQYEEKIRAYGKIHLFMGGVGNDGHIAFNEPASSLASRTRIKTLTHDTRVANSRFFDGDVDQVPKYALTVGVGTLLDAEEVMILVLGSVKAQALQAAVEGNVNHMWTISCLQLHPKAVVVCDEPSTMELKVKTLKYFNELEAENIKGL, encoded by the coding sequence ATGAGACTGATCCCCCTGGCAACCGCCGAACAAGTCGGAAAATGGGCTGCCCGTCATATCGTTAATCGCATCAATGCCTTCAAACCAACGGCGGATCGTCCGTTCGTGCTGGGTCTGCCAACCGGGGGCACTCCCCTCACCGCGTATAAAGCTCTGGTAGAAATGCATAAAACGGGCCAGGTTAGCTTTAAGCACGTGGTCACCTTTAATATGGATGAATATGTCGGCCTGCCGAAAGAGCACCCGGAAAGCTATCACAGCTTTATGCACCGCAACTTTTTTGATCACGTTGATATTCCCGCAGAAAATATCAACCTGCTGAATGGCAATGCGCCAGATATTGACGCAGAATGCCGTCAGTATGAAGAAAAAATCCGCGCGTACGGCAAAATTCACCTGTTTATGGGCGGCGTGGGCAACGATGGGCACATCGCGTTCAACGAACCGGCGTCCTCACTGGCTTCCCGTACCCGTATTAAAACGCTGACCCACGATACCCGCGTGGCGAATTCCCGCTTCTTTGATGGCGATGTGGATCAGGTGCCAAAATATGCGCTGACCGTGGGCGTGGGTACGCTGCTGGATGCGGAAGAAGTGATGATCCTGGTGCTCGGCAGCGTGAAAGCACAGGCGCTGCAGGCGGCGGTGGAAGGCAACGTCAACCACATGTGGACCATCAGCTGTCTGCAACTGCACCCGAAAGCGGTGGTGGTATGCGATGAGCCGTCCACCATGGAGCTGAAAGTTAAAACGCTGAAATATTTCAACGAATTAGAAGCTGAAAATATTAAAGGTCTGTAA
- the nagE gene encoding N-acetylglucosamine-specific PTS transporter subunit IIBC — translation MSILGYLQKVGRALMVPVATLPAAAILMGVGYWIDPVGWGGDNALAAFFIKSGSAIIDNMSVLFAIGVAYGMSKDKDGAAALTGFVGFLVLTTLCSPAAVSMIQKIPLDQVPAAFGKISNQFVGILVGIISAELYNRFSSVELPKALSFFSGRRLVPILTSFVMIIVAFILMYIWPVIFDGLVNFGEQIQKLGSVGAGVYAFFNRLLIPVGLHHALNSVFWFDVAGINDIPNFLGGAQSIEAGKAVVGITGRYQAGFFPIMMFGLPGAALAIYHCARPENKAKVLGIMMAGAFAAFFTGITEPLEFSFMFVAPVLYVIHAVLTGISVFIAASMQWIAGFGFSAGLVDMVLSSRNPLATHWYMLILQGLVFFVIYYVVFRFTITKFNLMTPGRELAVAGDESDGQDVNISTNGKDQDINGLARQYIAAVGGSANLTGIDACITRLRLNVKDSSQVNEALAKRLGATGVIRLNKTSVQIIVGFVAEKIANAMKTTGDVPAAPATGAAASTAPAAAAPVAAAQAVPNAATIAQLVSPVTGEVVALDQVPDEAFASKAVGDGVAVKPTDKLVVSPAAGTIVKIFNTNHAFCLETDKGAEIVVHMGIDTVALGGQGFTRLVEEGATVTAGQPVLEMDLDYLNANARSMISPVVCSNIDDFRGLVINAEGHVVAGQTPLFEIKG, via the coding sequence GTGAGTATTTTAGGCTATCTGCAAAAGGTTGGCCGCGCGCTTATGGTGCCGGTCGCCACGCTGCCTGCCGCAGCAATTTTAATGGGTGTCGGCTACTGGATTGACCCCGTGGGTTGGGGTGGTGATAACGCACTGGCGGCGTTCTTCATTAAATCCGGGTCGGCCATTATCGACAACATGTCCGTACTCTTTGCCATTGGCGTGGCGTATGGCATGTCAAAAGACAAAGACGGCGCGGCGGCGTTAACCGGCTTTGTTGGTTTCCTGGTATTAACCACGCTCTGCTCGCCCGCTGCGGTTTCCATGATCCAGAAAATCCCTCTGGACCAGGTACCGGCGGCATTCGGCAAAATCAGCAACCAGTTTGTGGGCATCCTGGTGGGTATTATCTCCGCTGAGCTGTACAACCGTTTCAGCAGCGTAGAACTGCCGAAGGCGCTCTCCTTCTTCAGCGGTCGCCGTCTGGTGCCGATCCTCACTTCCTTTGTGATGATCATCGTCGCTTTCATTCTGATGTACATCTGGCCGGTGATTTTTGATGGCCTGGTGAACTTCGGTGAACAGATCCAGAAACTCGGCTCCGTGGGCGCGGGCGTTTACGCCTTCTTTAACCGCTTGCTGATCCCGGTGGGTCTGCACCACGCCCTGAACTCCGTGTTCTGGTTCGACGTGGCGGGCATCAACGACATCCCTAACTTCCTCGGCGGCGCACAGTCTATCGAAGCAGGTAAAGCGGTTGTCGGTATCACCGGTCGTTATCAGGCGGGCTTCTTCCCGATCATGATGTTCGGTCTGCCGGGGGCAGCGCTGGCGATTTATCACTGCGCGCGTCCGGAGAACAAAGCGAAAGTGCTGGGTATCATGATGGCCGGCGCCTTTGCCGCTTTTTTTACCGGCATCACTGAACCGCTGGAATTCTCCTTCATGTTCGTGGCGCCGGTGCTGTACGTTATTCACGCCGTGCTGACCGGTATCTCTGTATTCATCGCCGCCAGCATGCAGTGGATTGCCGGTTTCGGCTTCAGCGCCGGTCTGGTGGATATGGTGCTCTCGTCCCGCAACCCGCTGGCCACGCACTGGTACATGCTGATCCTGCAGGGTCTGGTGTTCTTCGTGATCTACTATGTGGTGTTCCGCTTCACGATCACCAAATTCAACCTGATGACCCCGGGTCGTGAACTGGCGGTTGCCGGTGATGAATCCGATGGTCAGGACGTGAATATCAGCACCAATGGTAAAGATCAGGACATTAACGGCCTGGCGCGTCAGTACATCGCGGCGGTCGGCGGCTCTGCCAACCTGACCGGTATCGATGCCTGTATCACCCGTCTGCGTCTTAACGTGAAAGACTCCTCGCAGGTCAACGAAGCGCTGGCAAAACGCCTCGGCGCAACCGGCGTGATCCGTCTGAACAAAACCAGCGTGCAGATTATCGTCGGGTTTGTGGCGGAAAAAATTGCCAATGCTATGAAAACCACCGGCGATGTTCCGGCAGCGCCGGCAACCGGTGCCGCTGCCAGCACCGCCCCTGCTGCTGCCGCGCCGGTTGCCGCAGCCCAGGCCGTGCCGAATGCCGCGACTATCGCGCAGCTGGTATCGCCGGTAACGGGTGAAGTCGTGGCGCTGGATCAGGTGCCGGACGAAGCCTTTGCCAGCAAAGCGGTGGGCGACGGTGTGGCGGTGAAACCAACCGATAAACTGGTGGTCTCTCCGGCGGCCGGAACCATTGTGAAAATCTTCAACACCAACCATGCGTTCTGCCTCGAAACGGACAAAGGCGCTGAGATCGTGGTGCACATGGGTATTGATACCGTGGCGCTGGGCGGTCAGGGCTTTACCCGTCTGGTGGAAGAGGGCGCAACGGTCACGGCTGGTCAGCCGGTGCTGGAAATGGATCTGGACTATCTGAACGCTAACGCGCGCTCCATGATTAGCCCGGTCGTGTGCAGCAACATCGACGATTTCCGTGGTCTGGTGATCAACGCCGAAGGTCATGTGGTGGCGGGTCAAACGCCGCTGTTTGAAATCAAAGGCTAA
- the glnS gene encoding glutamine--tRNA ligase — protein sequence MSEAEARPSNFIRQIIDEDLASGKHSTVHTRFPPEPNGYLHIGHAKSICLNFGIAQDYQGQCNLRFDDTNPVKEDIEYVDSIKNDVQWLGFHWSGDVRYSSDYFDQLHQYAVELINKGLAYVDELTPDQIREYRGTLTAPGKNSPFRDRSVEENLALFEKMRTGGFAEGTACLRAKIDMASPFIVMRDPVLYRIKFAEHHQTGNKWCIYPMYDFTHCISDALEGITHSLCTLEFQDNRRLYDWVLDNITIPVHPRQYEFSRLNLEYAVMSKRKLNLLVTDKHVEGWDDPRMPTISGLRRRGYTAAAIREFCKRIGVTKQDNTIEMASLESCIREDLNENAPRAMAVIDPVKLVIENYPQNESEMVTMPNHPNKPEMGSREVPFSGEIWIDRADFREEANKQYKRLVLGKEVRLRNAYVIKAERVEKDAEGNITTIFCSYDAETLSKDPADGRKVKGVIHWVSAAHALPVEIRLYDRLFSVPNPGAAEDFLATLNPESLVIKQGFAEPGLKAAQPEKAYQFEREGYFCLDGRHSTADKMVFNRTVGLRDTWAKVGE from the coding sequence ATGAGTGAGGCAGAAGCCCGCCCGAGTAACTTTATCCGCCAGATTATTGATGAAGATCTGGCCAGTGGTAAGCACAGCACCGTGCACACCCGTTTTCCGCCGGAGCCGAACGGTTATCTGCATATCGGCCACGCGAAATCCATCTGCCTGAACTTTGGCATCGCCCAGGATTATCAGGGCCAGTGCAACCTGCGTTTCGATGACACCAACCCGGTAAAAGAAGACATCGAATACGTAGACTCGATCAAAAATGACGTGCAGTGGCTCGGTTTTCACTGGTCCGGCGACGTGCGCTACTCCTCTGATTATTTCGATCAACTGCATCAGTATGCGGTTGAGCTGATCAACAAAGGCCTTGCCTACGTTGACGAACTGACCCCCGATCAGATCCGCGAATACCGCGGCACCCTGACCGCGCCGGGCAAAAACAGCCCGTTCCGCGATCGCAGCGTGGAAGAGAACCTGGCGCTGTTCGAAAAAATGCGTACCGGCGGCTTCGCAGAAGGCACCGCCTGCCTGCGCGCCAAAATCGACATGGCCTCGCCGTTCATCGTAATGCGCGATCCCGTGCTGTACCGTATTAAGTTTGCGGAACACCATCAGACCGGCAACAAGTGGTGCATCTACCCGATGTACGATTTCACCCACTGCATCAGCGATGCGCTGGAAGGGATCACCCACTCGCTCTGTACGCTGGAGTTCCAGGACAACCGCCGTCTGTACGACTGGGTGCTGGATAACATCACCATCCCGGTTCACCCGCGTCAGTACGAGTTCTCGCGTCTGAATCTGGAATACGCCGTCATGTCCAAGCGTAAGCTGAACCTGCTGGTCACGGACAAGCACGTTGAAGGCTGGGACGATCCGCGTATGCCGACCATCTCCGGTCTGCGTCGTCGCGGCTACACCGCTGCGGCCATTCGCGAGTTCTGCAAACGTATCGGCGTCACCAAACAGGACAACACCATTGAAATGGCGTCGCTGGAGTCCTGCATTCGTGAAGATCTGAACGAAAACGCGCCGCGCGCGATGGCGGTTATCGACCCGGTTAAACTGGTTATCGAAAACTACCCGCAGAATGAAAGCGAAATGGTCACTATGCCGAACCATCCGAACAAACCGGAAATGGGCAGCCGTGAGGTGCCGTTCAGCGGTGAAATCTGGATCGATCGCGCTGACTTCCGCGAAGAAGCCAACAAACAGTACAAGCGCCTGGTGCTGGGTAAAGAAGTGCGTCTGCGTAACGCCTATGTGATCAAAGCCGAGCGCGTGGAAAAAGACGCGGAAGGCAACATCACCACCATCTTCTGCTCTTACGATGCGGAGACGCTGAGTAAAGATCCGGCGGACGGCCGCAAGGTGAAAGGCGTGATCCACTGGGTGAGCGCCGCCCATGCGCTGCCGGTTGAGATCCGCCTCTACGATCGTCTGTTCAGCGTGCCGAACCCGGGCGCGGCCGAAGATTTCCTCGCCACTCTCAACCCGGAATCGCTGGTGATCAAACAGGGCTTTGCGGAGCCAGGTCTGAAGGCCGCGCAGCCAGAAAAAGCGTACCAGTTCGAGCGCGAAGGCTATTTCTGCCTCGATGGTCGCCACAGCACCGCCGACAAAATGGTGTTTAACCGCACCGTAGGTCTGCGCGATACCTGGGCGAAAGTCGGCGAGTAA
- the chiP gene encoding chitoporin ChiP, producing MRTFSGKRSTLALAVAGVTAMSGWGLSGQASAAGFIDDSTLTGGVYYWQRERDRKDVNEDKYKTNLSHSTWNANLDFQSGYAADMFGIDVAAFTAIEMAENGDSGHPNEIAFSSSNKAYDEDWSGDKSGVSLYKAAAKFKYGPVWARAGYIQPTGQTLLAPHWSFMPGTYKGAEAGANFDYGDAGALSFSYMWTNEYKAPWHLEMDDFYQNDQKTKVDYLHSLGAKYDFKNDLLLEAAFGQAEGYIDQYFAKASYKFDIAGSPLSTSYQFYGTRDKVSDGSVNDIYDSTAWLQALTFGYKIGDVDLRLEGTWVKAEGQQGFFLQRMTPTYASSNGRLDVWWDNRSDFNADGEKAVFFGAMYDLKNFNLPGWQVGASYVYAWDAKPAEMATPDAYYDPNYRLKESAYSLDAVYTLQDGRAKGTMFKLHFTQYDNHSDIPSYSGGYGNIFQDERDVKFIVIAPFTIF from the coding sequence ATGCGTACATTCAGTGGCAAACGTAGTACGCTGGCGCTGGCTGTTGCCGGCGTCACCGCAATGTCGGGCTGGGGGCTATCCGGGCAGGCGAGCGCCGCCGGATTTATTGACGACTCCACCCTTACCGGCGGCGTCTATTACTGGCAGCGTGAGCGCGACCGGAAAGACGTTAACGAAGACAAATACAAAACCAACCTTTCGCACTCCACCTGGAACGCCAACCTCGATTTCCAGTCGGGCTATGCCGCCGATATGTTTGGTATCGACGTTGCGGCCTTTACCGCCATCGAAATGGCGGAAAACGGCGACAGCGGCCACCCGAACGAAATCGCGTTCTCCTCCAGCAACAAAGCCTACGACGAAGACTGGTCCGGCGATAAGAGCGGGGTCAGCCTGTACAAAGCCGCCGCTAAGTTTAAATACGGCCCGGTCTGGGCGCGGGCGGGCTATATTCAGCCCACCGGACAAACGCTGCTGGCCCCACACTGGAGCTTTATGCCGGGCACCTATAAAGGCGCGGAAGCGGGCGCTAACTTCGACTATGGCGACGCGGGCGCGCTGAGCTTCTCGTACATGTGGACCAACGAGTACAAAGCGCCCTGGCATCTGGAGATGGACGATTTCTACCAGAACGATCAGAAAACCAAAGTGGATTATCTGCACTCGCTGGGCGCGAAGTATGACTTTAAAAACGATCTGCTGCTGGAAGCCGCCTTCGGGCAGGCTGAAGGCTATATCGATCAGTATTTCGCGAAAGCCAGCTACAAGTTTGATATTGCCGGCAGCCCGCTCTCCACCTCATACCAGTTCTACGGCACCCGCGATAAGGTCAGCGACGGCAGCGTCAACGATATCTACGACAGCACCGCCTGGCTACAGGCGCTGACCTTCGGCTATAAAATAGGGGATGTCGATCTGCGTCTCGAAGGTACCTGGGTGAAAGCGGAAGGGCAGCAGGGCTTCTTCCTGCAACGTATGACGCCAACCTATGCTTCATCGAATGGTCGACTGGACGTGTGGTGGGATAACCGTTCCGACTTTAACGCCGACGGTGAAAAAGCGGTGTTCTTCGGTGCGATGTACGATCTGAAAAACTTCAATCTGCCGGGCTGGCAGGTGGGCGCGTCTTATGTTTATGCCTGGGACGCGAAACCGGCAGAGATGGCGACGCCGGATGCATACTACGATCCGAATTATCGCCTGAAAGAGTCGGCCTACAGCCTGGATGCGGTTTATACCCTGCAGGACGGTCGCGCCAAAGGCACGATGTTTAAGCTGCACTTCACCCAGTACGACAACCACTCCGACATCCCCAGCTACAGCGGTGGCTATGGCAACATTTTCCAGGATGAGCGTGACGTGAAATTTATCGTTATCGCGCCATTCACCATTTTCTGA
- the lafA gene encoding lateral flagellin LafA: protein MLSINTNAASMAAVNAINKSNASLSQSMERLATGNRINSSADDAAGKQIANRLTAQSDGMAVAQRNIADATAMLQTADGTFDEMNDILGRMKDLATQAANGTYSDDDRAAMQSEFDELGQEMSDMMQNTTYGGTNLFNKSASGLFTQASGVTFQVGSEATDQMTVNISSQVDALTTSLSALSASFADDFGTDGAGGGTGVSGTELMSSASATAAIDSIQNVMSAVGKIQSTLGASINRLNDTANNLQSMQDNTNVAIGNIMDTDYAAEASNMSKEQVLMQTSITMLKQSNSMSGMVSSLLQ from the coding sequence ATGTTATCTATTAATACCAACGCCGCCTCTATGGCCGCTGTCAACGCCATCAACAAAAGCAATGCCTCTCTGAGCCAGTCCATGGAACGCCTGGCCACCGGTAACCGTATCAACTCCTCTGCGGATGATGCGGCAGGCAAACAGATTGCTAACCGCCTGACTGCACAGTCTGACGGCATGGCGGTTGCCCAGCGCAACATCGCCGATGCAACTGCGATGCTGCAAACCGCTGACGGCACCTTTGACGAGATGAATGACATTCTGGGTCGCATGAAAGACCTCGCAACACAAGCAGCGAACGGAACCTACAGCGATGATGACCGTGCAGCCATGCAGTCCGAGTTCGACGAACTGGGTCAGGAAATGTCTGACATGATGCAGAACACCACCTACGGCGGCACCAACCTGTTCAACAAATCCGCCAGCGGTCTGTTCACCCAGGCATCCGGCGTGACTTTCCAGGTGGGTTCTGAAGCCACTGACCAGATGACCGTCAACATCTCTTCCCAGGTTGACGCGCTGACCACGTCCCTGAGCGCCCTGAGCGCCTCCTTTGCGGATGACTTCGGTACTGACGGCGCAGGCGGCGGCACCGGCGTAAGCGGCACTGAACTGATGTCTTCTGCTTCTGCGACCGCCGCGATCGACAGCATTCAGAACGTGATGAGCGCGGTTGGCAAAATCCAGTCCACCCTGGGTGCGTCCATCAACCGTCTGAACGACACCGCGAACAACCTGCAAAGCATGCAGGACAACACCAACGTGGCGATCGGTAACATCATGGATACCGACTACGCGGCGGAAGCGTCCAACATGTCCAAAGAGCAGGTGCTGATGCAGACCAGCATCACCATGCTGAAACAGTCCAACAGCATGTCCGGCATGGTTTCCAGCCTGCTGCAGTAA